The Pyrus communis chromosome 9, drPyrComm1.1, whole genome shotgun sequence genome has a segment encoding these proteins:
- the LOC137744885 gene encoding STS14 protein-like isoform X2 codes for MPRGRTFATIILTISLLILAVSANLRDHILHVNHVDATNANANPNDKSQEIANAADHIGKAVKGIANTANSLLNNLATALKPNTDNFTEYPRPALVQEFLMAHNEIRREEKMKPLVWNDTMAQLAEDWAMKQDHHDCQMQHSSYQGMGENLFWAYKAHWLPREAVHDWGHEKVYYNKEKRECEPDKPCAHYTQIIWKDTEQVGCARHKCSNENLLVVCEYYPPGNWVGMDPFNPIPLSQLAHHNLSTTAPSPPASSLSRPPPPSSSNGEASNSGGNHMMKRKGNKGGGHHVPRGQNGQGQGQKGNQAPNNQRHGQGSHGGGGGHHRQH; via the exons ATGCCACGAGGTCGGACCTTCGCTACCATAATACTCACCATCTCTCTCCTGATCCTCGCGGTCTCGGCCAACTTGAGAGATCACATTCTTCATGTCAACCATGTTGACGCAACAAACGCCAATGCTAATCCCAATGATAAATCACAGGAAATAGCCAATGCCGCCGACCACATTGGCAAGGCCGTCAAGGGCATTGCCAACACCGCGAATAGCCTTCTCAATAACCTGGCCACCGCGTTGAAACCAAACACAGACAACTTCACCGAGTACCCTCGACCGGCGCTGGTCCAAGAGTTCCTCATGGCCCATAACGAGATCCGAAGGGAGGAGAAGATGAAGCCGTTGGTGTGGAACGACACGATGGCCCAGTTGGCGGAGGACTGGGCCATGAAGCAGGATCATCACGACTGTCAAATGCAGCATTCATCGTATCAAGGTATGGGGGAGAACTTGTTCTGGGCTTACAAAGCGCATTGGCTGCCGAGGGAGGCAGTGCATGACTGGGGACATGAGAAGGTGTACTACAACAAAGAAAAGCGCGAGTGCGAGCCAGATAAACCATGCGCACATTACACGCAGATTATATGGAAAGACACTGAACAAGTAGGATGCGCCCGACACAAATGCTCCAATGAAAATTTGCTAGTTGTTTGTGAATATTATCCTCCTGGAAATTGGGTCGGCATGGATCCCTTTAACCCAATCCCTTTATCTCAATTAGCTCATCATAACCTGTCGACCACGGCGCCATCACCACCAGCATCGTCTCTTTCTCGGCCGCCACCACCATCATCGTCTAATGGTGAGGCTTCAAATTCAGGTGGCAATCATATGATGAAACGAAAG GGTAATAAGGGTGGGGGTCATCATGTGCCACGTGGACAAAATGGACAAGGTCAAG GTCAAAAGGGTAATCAAGCCCCAAATAATCAGAGACACGGTCAAGGGTCTcatggtggcggtggcggtcACCATCGTCAACACTAG
- the LOC137744884 gene encoding protein ALUMINUM SENSITIVE 3-like, which yields MRKYSLKKSWSCQLHHIIRTSGGGRFLTLSLSLSPIHILLISSRNIRISYQLSQMASLISATAQNHTDIAQSNFIQGLFADQVLVSLPEFLANMDFSWMVDFLKGMVKPLAATVVVFLAVALSYVEKLGLGREMIYSICRAFVQLSIIGFVLQFIFTRDNAVWIVLAYLFMVTVAGYTAGQRAKHVPRGKYVAGASILAGTSITMFLLLVMRVFPFTPRYIIPVAGMMVGNSMTVTGVTMKRLRDDIRTQMNLVETALALGATPRQATMQQVKRALVISLSPVLDNAKTVGLISLPGAMTGLIMGGASPLEAIQLQIVVMNFMIGATTVSSISSTYLCWPSFFTKAYQLEAKVFTSE from the exons ATGCGAAAATATTCTCTTAAAAAATCTTGGAGTTGTCAACTCCACCACATCATTCGAACTTCAGGGGGAGGTCGTTTCCTCActctatctctctccctctctccaatCCACATATTACTAATTTCTTCACGCAATATCCGAATTTCGTATCAACTATCACAAATGGCGTCACTCATCTCCGCCACCGCGCAAAACCACACAGACATCGCACAGTCCAATTTCATACAAGGCCTATTTGCCGACCAGGTTCTTGTTTCCTTGCCTGAATTTCTGGCCAACATGGACTTCTCATGGATGGTGGACTTTCTCAAGGGCATGGTGAAGCCGCTGGCGGCGACGGTGGTGGTGTTCCTGGCGGTTGCCTTGTCATACGTGGAGAAGCTGGGTTTGGGTAGAGAGATGATTTACTCCATTTGTAGAGCCTTCGTTCAGCTTTCGATTATCGGGTTTGTTCTTCAGTTCATCTTTACTCGGGACAATGCCGTTTGGATCGTTCTGGCTTACCTTTTCATG GTGACTGTTGCTGGTTATACAGCAGGGCAAAGGGCTAAGCATGTCCCAAGAGGGAAGTATGTTGCTGGGGCTTCCATATTGGCTGGAACTTCAATCACAATGTTTCTGCTTCTTGTGATGAGAGTGTTCCCCTTCACTCCAAGATATATTATACCCGTTGCAGGAATGATGGTCGGAAATTCAATGACGGTAACTGGGGTTACGATGAAGAGGCTTCGAGATGATATTCGAACTCAAATGAACCTGGTAG AGACAGCGTTGGCTCTTGGCGCAACGCCGCGCCAAGCAACGATGCAGCAGGTGAAGAGAGCTCTGGTGATTTCTCTGTCTCCAGTTCTGGACAATGCCAAAACCGTCGGCCTCATCTCGCTTCCCGGTGCAATGACTGGCCTCATAATGGGAGGAGCCTCCCCTCTGGAGGCCATTCAATTGCAGATTGTTGTGATGAACTTTATGATTGGTGCAACTACAGTTAGCAGCATTTCTTCAACATATCTGTGTTGGCCTTCCTTCTTTACCAAAGCTTATCAGTTAGAGGCCAAGGTTTTCACTTCAGAATAG
- the LOC137744885 gene encoding uncharacterized protein isoform X1 gives MPRGRTFATIILTISLLILAVSANLRDHILHVNHVDATNANANPNDKSQEIANAADHIGKAVKGIANTANSLLNNLATALKPNTDNFTEYPRPALVQEFLMAHNEIRREEKMKPLVWNDTMAQLAEDWAMKQDHHDCQMQHSSYQGMGENLFWAYKAHWLPREAVHDWGHEKVYYNKEKRECEPDKPCAHYTQIIWKDTEQVGCARHKCSNENLLVVCEYYPPGNWVGMDPFNPIPLSQLAHHNLSTTAPSPPASSLSRPPPPSSSNGEASNSGGNHMMKRKGNKGGGHHVPRGQNGQGQGQKGNQAPTNQGQGQKGNQAPNNQRHGQGSHGGGGGHHRQH, from the exons ATGCCACGAGGTCGGACCTTCGCTACCATAATACTCACCATCTCTCTCCTGATCCTCGCGGTCTCGGCCAACTTGAGAGATCACATTCTTCATGTCAACCATGTTGACGCAACAAACGCCAATGCTAATCCCAATGATAAATCACAGGAAATAGCCAATGCCGCCGACCACATTGGCAAGGCCGTCAAGGGCATTGCCAACACCGCGAATAGCCTTCTCAATAACCTGGCCACCGCGTTGAAACCAAACACAGACAACTTCACCGAGTACCCTCGACCGGCGCTGGTCCAAGAGTTCCTCATGGCCCATAACGAGATCCGAAGGGAGGAGAAGATGAAGCCGTTGGTGTGGAACGACACGATGGCCCAGTTGGCGGAGGACTGGGCCATGAAGCAGGATCATCACGACTGTCAAATGCAGCATTCATCGTATCAAGGTATGGGGGAGAACTTGTTCTGGGCTTACAAAGCGCATTGGCTGCCGAGGGAGGCAGTGCATGACTGGGGACATGAGAAGGTGTACTACAACAAAGAAAAGCGCGAGTGCGAGCCAGATAAACCATGCGCACATTACACGCAGATTATATGGAAAGACACTGAACAAGTAGGATGCGCCCGACACAAATGCTCCAATGAAAATTTGCTAGTTGTTTGTGAATATTATCCTCCTGGAAATTGGGTCGGCATGGATCCCTTTAACCCAATCCCTTTATCTCAATTAGCTCATCATAACCTGTCGACCACGGCGCCATCACCACCAGCATCGTCTCTTTCTCGGCCGCCACCACCATCATCGTCTAATGGTGAGGCTTCAAATTCAGGTGGCAATCATATGATGAAACGAAAG GGTAATAAGGGTGGGGGTCATCATGTGCCACGTGGACAAAATGGACAAGGTCAAGGTCAAAAGGGTAATCAAGCCCCAACTAATCAGGGACAAGGTCAAAAGGGTAATCAAGCCCCAAATAATCAGAGACACGGTCAAGGGTCTcatggtggcggtggcggtcACCATCGTCAACACTAG